DNA sequence from the Geobacter sp. AOG2 genome:
AAGCCGATCAGGAACACGAGCACAATCATGTAGGGGATGAAACCGGCAGTCAGGGATTTGACCTTGTCCTGCTTTTTGTCCAGGGAATAGGCCATGTACATGATCAGGGCCAGCTTGGCCATCTCCGACGGTTGCAGGTTGAAGCCGGGCAGTTTGATCCAGCGTGACGAGCCGCCTGCCTTGCCGCCGATGCCCGGTATCAGCACCAGAGCGAGTAGTACCAGGCAAAGCAGGAGCCCCGGCACGGCCACCCGTTTCCATGTGTGGTAATCGACCCGCATCACTAGCAGCATGATGCCAAAACCCAAAAGGGCGAACAGCCCCTGGCGCTTGAGAAAGAAGAAGCCGTCGTGGAACCGCTTTGCAGCCATAACCGACGACGCCGAATAGACCATGACCACCCCGAAGCAGGTCAGAGCAATGGCCATCAACATGATCACGAGGTCGTATTCGTCGAGTTTCTTGAACATGTTAGAGCCTCTTCACCGCGGCAATATACCGTTCTGCCCGCTCCTCGTAGTCGCGGAACATGTCGAAGCTGGAGCAGGCCGGTGACATGAGGACGATTCCACCCGGCTCCGTGATGTGGCCCGCCAGAGTCACCGCCTCCTCCAGCGTTGTAGCCAGGCGGGTATCGGTCAGGTGCCCCAGTTCGGCCTGCATGCGGCCGGCGGCCTCGCCGATCAGGACCAGATGCCGTACCCGCTCCTTCACCAAGAGCGCCAGGGGGGTATAGGAACCTCCCTTGTCCTTGCCTCCCGCGATCAGGGTGATATTATCGAAGCTCTCCAAGGCCTTCTCCACGCTGCCCACATTGGTGGCTTTGCTGTCCTCGTAGTAGCGGACACCGTTCACCTCTGCTACGAACTCCATGCGGTGATGCAGCGCCGTGAATCCCTGCACGGCTTCGAAGCTGTCGTCCGGGCGGCAGCCCGAGAGCAGTGCACAGGCCAGGGCGGCCATAATGTTTTCCAGATTGTGTACCCCCTGGAGGCGTATGGCGTTGGTGGGGAAGCACTCTTCCCGGCCATTGTGGCGGTAGACGATTACGCCGTCCCTGTGGAATATCCCTTCCGCCAACTCCTGCCTGCGACTGAAGGGGAATAACTGTGCCTTCAGCCCTTGGGCGTATTTCCAGACCAACTCATCATCCCGGTTGACCACGGCAAAGTTCGACTCATCCTGATTTTTGAAGATGCGTAGCTTGGCGTCGATATACTCCTGATAGTCAGCATAGCGGTCCAGGTGGTCCTCGCTCAAGTTCAGGAGGACCGCCACCTGGGGACGAAAGGCGGTGATCCATTCCAGTTGGAACGAACTGATTTCCGCAACGACCTGGTCCACCAGCTCGCCCGACTCTAGCAGCTCGATCAGCGGGTTGCCGATATTCCCACCCACAAAGGTACGGTAGCCGTTGGCCTTGAAGATTTCGCCGGCCAGGGTCGTGGTGGTGGTCTTGCCGTTGGTTCCGGTGATGGCCACCAACGGTACGTCGATGAAACGCGCGGCCAGTTCGATCTCGCTGACGATCTCCCGATCAGCGGCCTTGGCCTTCACCAGCAGGGGGTGGTCCTGGGGGACGCCGGGGGAGACCACTATCAGGTCTGCGCCGGTGAAGTCACCCTCATCATGGCGTCCCAGCACTTTCCTGATATTCCAGGCCGCCAACTGTGCCAGTTGGGGAAGCAGAACCGCCTCATCGTGCATGTCGGTCACGGTGACGCGGGCACCTCTCCCGGCCAGAAAACGGGCGCAGGCCACGCCGGTTTTGGCTAGGCCGACGACGAGAATATTTTTATTGTTCAGTTCCATAGTTAAACCTTCATTTTACTACGGAGCCACAGAGGCTCGGAACAAGTCATTTTATAAGTCTATGTTCTTCTTGTCTCTTAAACGCTGATAGTAATTCGTTCATCTCAACATAAGCTATCATGTGTTCAACAGAGGGCTTTCCCGTGCATTTCTCTGCGCCTCTGTGGCTCCGTGGCAAAGTTGAATTGAATCTAGCGCATCTTCAACGTCGAGATCGCCACCAGCGCCAGGATGATGGTGATGATCCAGAAGCGCACAATGATCTTGGGTTCCGCTACCCCTTTCAACTCAAAATGGTGGTGGATCGGCGCCATGCGGAAGATGCGTTTTCCCCGGTATTTGTAGGAGCCGACCTGGAAGATGACTGACAACGCTTCGACCACGAATACACCCCCCACGATCACCAGCAGGATTTCCTGCTTGGTCAGCACGGCGATGACGCCCAGAGTGCCGCCTAGAGACAGGGAGCCCACATCGCCCATAAAGACCTCGGCCGGGTAGGAGTTGTACCAGAGAAAGCCGAGGCCGGCGCCCACCATGGCGCCGCACATGACGGCCAACTCGCCCGCCCCCGGCACCCGGGGGACCTGCAGGTAGGCCGATAGGGTGGCGTGACCGGCAATATAGGCAAAGAGCATGTAGGTGGCGGCATTGATGGCCACCGGACCGATGGCCAGGCCGTCCAGGCCATCGGTCAGGTTGACGGCATTACTGGCGCCCACAATCACGATGGTCACGAACGGGATGAAGTATATCCACAGGTCGGGGTGGAAACGTTTGAAGAAGGGGAAGTAGAGTTCCTCGTTGAAGCCCGGTTTAAGGAACAGGAACACGGCCACCGCTCCGGCCAAGAGCACCTGCCAGAACATCTTCTGGCGAGGCGAAAGCCCCTTGGTATTCTTCTCCACCACCTTCTTGTAATCGTCCACGAATCCAATCACTCCGTAGCCAATGGTGATGAACAGGGCCGCCCAGATATACTGGTTGGATAGGTCGGCCCACAAGAGTGTCGGGATGACGATGGCGGACAGGATCATCACCCCACCCATGGTGGGGGTGCCCTGTTTTTGCAGATGGGACTCCGGGCCGTCGGTACGGATCACCTGGCGGGCCTGCAGACTCTCAAGCTTGCGGATGATCCAGGGACCGAGCACGAAGCAGACCACCAGCGCCGTGATCATGGCATAGATGGTGCGGAAGGTCAGGTATCTGAATATATTGAATAATTTTACGTTGGCCGCCAACGGGTAAAAGATGTGATAGAGCATGGTTTATCCTTTTTCTTTCTGTGACAGGTATTGCCTCAGGATAGTTGCCGTCCGTTCCATGGCCATGCCCCGGGAGCCCTTGAGAACAACCACATCGCCGGGCAGAAGGGATTGTATCACCAGTGCGCCGAGCTCGTCGTGGCCTTGGCCGCACCGGACCGAGTCGGGTGCCAGACCTGCCTGGATGGCTGCCTGGGCGGCATGACGGCTCATCAGGCTGCCGAGCAGAAAGAGCCGGTCCACGTTTCGCCCTGCGACCGCACCGACCCCCTCGTGGGCCTCGGCTTCGTGTTCGCCCAACTCCAGCATGTCCCCCAGTATGGCGACCCGGTGTCCCGCGGGGGCAATCTGAACCAGTGTTTCCAGGGCCGCTTTCATGGAGGCCGGATTGGCATTGTAGCTGTCGTCCACCAGGGTGACCTCTCCGACCTGCTCCAGTTGGAAACGCCCTCTGTACGGTCTGAATGCGGCGAGTCCTTCCTTGATGATGGCAAGCGGCACGCTGTCCAGCAAGGCCGCTGTGGCTGCCAGGGCGTTTGAGACGTTGTGCAGGCCGAATGCCCTGAGATGCACCTGAATCTCCCCCTTGGGAGTGACAATCTGGAATGATTCCCCTTCCAGTCCCAGGTGCTCGATCTCCTTGGCCCGTACTTCCCCACGGCTGATGCCGAAGCTGATGCGCCGGGCCGAAGCGTTCTGCCCCAGGCTGCTGACCCGGGAATCGTCGCCGTTTACCACAGCCAGACCGCCGTCGCTGACGCGGTGGAGCAGTTCTCCCTTGGCGCTGGCCACGGCCTCGACCGTGCCCATGCTCTGCAGGTGCGCCGGCAGGGCATTCAACACGATGCCGGTACGGGGCCGGGCGATTTCGGCCAAGCGGTCGATCTCGCCCGGTTCGCTCATGCCCATCTCCAGTACCGCCCATTGGTGTTCCGGCCTCAGGCGAAACAGCATTTGGGGCACGCCGATCAGGTTGTTGAGGTTTCCCTCGGTTTTCAGACCCGGTCCGGTCTTTTCCAGTATGGTGGCCAGCATTTCCTTGGTGGTGGTTTTGCCGTTGCTGCCGGTCACGGCGATAACCGGTATGTCGAAGCGCTGCCGGTAGGCCGCGGCCAGATCGCCCAGCGCCCGCAGTGTCTCCTTGACAACAACGCCGGTGCACCCGGCCGGGAGCGCATGATGGGCAAACCATTTTTCTTCGGCCAGTACCGTGGTTATGCCTTTAGCGGTTACTTCAACGATAAAGTCGTGACCATCGAAGCGGTCCCCCCTGAGCGGCACGAACAGCTCGCCCGGCGCAACGCTACGCGAATCGGTGGACACGGCAGTTACGCTGCCTTCCCTGCTGCCCGCGACGCGGCCACCGGTAGCGGCGGCTATCTCTGCTACGGTAAACATCTAGGCTGTTTTCTCCCCGAATGCCGCGGCGGCCTCCTCGCGGTCGTCAAAGTGGTGTTTGGTCGTACCGATGATCTGGTAATCCTCATGACCCTTCCCGGCCAGGAGTAGGATGTCTCCCGGCTGCGCCATGCTTGCTGCCAGACGGATTGCTTCACGGCGGTTTTCCAACATGACGAAGCCCTTCTCGTCGAATGTCGCCTGGGCCGCCAGCTCCCCGTGTGTATATTCCCGTATGTTGAGTGGCGTGATGCCGGCCCTGACTTGGGCAAGTATGGCGAGCGGGTCCTCGGTCCGGGGGTTGTCCGAGGTGGCGATGGCCAGGTCGCTCATCTCCGCGGCGATCTTCCCCATGATGGGGCGTTTTCCCGGATCGCGGTCTCCGCCGCAGCCGAAGACGGTAATGATGCGGGCGGTCGCTATCTCTTTCAGGGTTGCAAGTACGTTATGCAGGGCGTCGCCGGTATGGGCGTAGTCAACCAGACAGGTGATGCCGAAGTTATTGTCAACCCGCTCCATGCGGCCCGGAACTGTGGCGTGTCCCTCGATGCCGGCTTTGATGGCTGTGAGCGGCAGGTCTAGCGCGATGCCGGCTGCCACGGCCGCCAGGATGTTGGAAAGGTTGAAGCGTCCCAGCAGTTTGGAGGTAAATGGAAATTCACCCTTGGGTGTCTTCAGGGTCCCGCTGATCCCGTTGACGGTGATGGCCACTTCCACCGGCCGCACGTCGCCGGGATGATCTATCCCGTAACCGATCACAGGGCAGGCGGCTCGTTCAGCTATCTGGGGGCCATAGTCGTCATCTAGGTTGATCACGGCCCTGCGGCGCGGTTTGGCCGCGGTTGGCTGCAACAATTCGGTAAAGAGGCGCTGCTTGGCGTGCAGGTACTGCTCCATGCTGCCGTGATAATCCAAATGGTCGCGGGTCAGGTTGCTAAAGATCCCCACATC
Encoded proteins:
- the murD gene encoding UDP-N-acetylmuramoyl-L-alanine--D-glutamate ligase; translated protein: MELNNKNILVVGLAKTGVACARFLAGRGARVTVTDMHDEAVLLPQLAQLAAWNIRKVLGRHDEGDFTGADLIVVSPGVPQDHPLLVKAKAADREIVSEIELAARFIDVPLVAITGTNGKTTTTTLAGEIFKANGYRTFVGGNIGNPLIELLESGELVDQVVAEISSFQLEWITAFRPQVAVLLNLSEDHLDRYADYQEYIDAKLRIFKNQDESNFAVVNRDDELVWKYAQGLKAQLFPFSRRQELAEGIFHRDGVIVYRHNGREECFPTNAIRLQGVHNLENIMAALACALLSGCRPDDSFEAVQGFTALHHRMEFVAEVNGVRYYEDSKATNVGSVEKALESFDNITLIAGGKDKGGSYTPLALLVKERVRHLVLIGEAAGRMQAELGHLTDTRLATTLEEAVTLAGHITEPGGIVLMSPACSSFDMFRDYEERAERYIAAVKRL
- the mraY gene encoding phospho-N-acetylmuramoyl-pentapeptide-transferase; protein product: MLYHIFYPLAANVKLFNIFRYLTFRTIYAMITALVVCFVLGPWIIRKLESLQARQVIRTDGPESHLQKQGTPTMGGVMILSAIVIPTLLWADLSNQYIWAALFITIGYGVIGFVDDYKKVVEKNTKGLSPRQKMFWQVLLAGAVAVFLFLKPGFNEELYFPFFKRFHPDLWIYFIPFVTIVIVGASNAVNLTDGLDGLAIGPVAINAATYMLFAYIAGHATLSAYLQVPRVPGAGELAVMCGAMVGAGLGFLWYNSYPAEVFMGDVGSLSLGGTLGVIAVLTKQEILLVIVGGVFVVEALSVIFQVGSYKYRGKRIFRMAPIHHHFELKGVAEPKIIVRFWIITIILALVAISTLKMR
- the murF gene encoding UDP-N-acetylmuramoyl-tripeptide--D-alanyl-D-alanine ligase, with product MFTVAEIAAATGGRVAGSREGSVTAVSTDSRSVAPGELFVPLRGDRFDGHDFIVEVTAKGITTVLAEEKWFAHHALPAGCTGVVVKETLRALGDLAAAYRQRFDIPVIAVTGSNGKTTTKEMLATILEKTGPGLKTEGNLNNLIGVPQMLFRLRPEHQWAVLEMGMSEPGEIDRLAEIARPRTGIVLNALPAHLQSMGTVEAVASAKGELLHRVSDGGLAVVNGDDSRVSSLGQNASARRISFGISRGEVRAKEIEHLGLEGESFQIVTPKGEIQVHLRAFGLHNVSNALAATAALLDSVPLAIIKEGLAAFRPYRGRFQLEQVGEVTLVDDSYNANPASMKAALETLVQIAPAGHRVAILGDMLELGEHEAEAHEGVGAVAGRNVDRLFLLGSLMSRHAAQAAIQAGLAPDSVRCGQGHDELGALVIQSLLPGDVVVLKGSRGMAMERTATILRQYLSQKEKG
- a CDS encoding UDP-N-acetylmuramoyl-L-alanyl-D-glutamate--2,6-diaminopimelate ligase, with translation MILSHIIASVPDAELHGSGATEITALSCDSRQIKPGTIFFALRGVAADGHRFIPQAVEAGASAVVLEDTACAPTCIPWVMVTDGRPAMARMAAAFYGDPTADRPLIGITGTNGKTTTTYLIEAVLGAAGLPAAVLGTISYRFGATTIVASHTTPESTELQAAFRQLADAGAKAFVMEVSSHALEQKRADGCHFDVGIFSNLTRDHLDYHGSMEQYLHAKQRLFTELLQPTAAKPRRRAVINLDDDYGPQIAERAACPVIGYGIDHPGDVRPVEVAITVNGISGTLKTPKGEFPFTSKLLGRFNLSNILAAVAAGIALDLPLTAIKAGIEGHATVPGRMERVDNNFGITCLVDYAHTGDALHNVLATLKEIATARIITVFGCGGDRDPGKRPIMGKIAAEMSDLAIATSDNPRTEDPLAILAQVRAGITPLNIREYTHGELAAQATFDEKGFVMLENRREAIRLAASMAQPGDILLLAGKGHEDYQIIGTTKHHFDDREEAAAAFGEKTA